From the genome of Solanum dulcamara chromosome 12, daSolDulc1.2, whole genome shotgun sequence:
TCTGCTCTGTCCTATAACAGTTATGACTGAGATAAATCTACCATATTTATTGAACTTTTGAGAGCAATAAATATAAGTAGAAAGGTCTCTGCATCTCCAGGATTTGAAGCTCTTTCCTTTGTTTTCGGAAGCATCTTTCAGTCTCTTACATAGCCATAAAAGGGCACCCTTGCTTAGAACCATCCTCCTCATTGAGAGTTAAGCACTCTCCATCCAATCATACCAAGTTTCTGAAGCTGAGAGAGACTGTGATATCATAGGATTTACCCCCCATTCTGAAATAAAGCCTGTTATCCATATCAGAGGAGAGGAGAAAAGAGGGgaagaaaaaaggaaattttaattaaacagtcatCACGTGATGTAAAAACTGAGTTGTTTTGAAAGAAATATGGATCAATTTCCTGCAAGTCTACCGGAAAAGGGAAGTTCTGCAATCCTAGAAAGTAGGAGAGAGAATGTCATTGGTGAATGTGCCTGGGAGcatttaaagaaaagaaaattgttTTTTGGATTCCTGAAAAAGTTTGCTTTCTTgttttttcatcttattttgatttctgGGAACCTAGGGCATGTTCATGGACTGGCAAAGCGAACTCTCAATTTGATCAGGAGAACCTAGAGAGCTCCCTATCTTTCCCCAGCTTCTAAAGAGACTACTTTCAAATTCACTTGCCCTGGAACCTGCTTTTTATTGATATTGATCTAGAATCAGACTGCTTGCCCTGGCCAAGGCAGGGGAAAATTCCTTACAGATAGTCTTACTGAAATGACTGAATATATTTCCGTCTTTCTTTGTTTCCTTGAACCTTCTAGAGTACTTCTTGATTTCTCCTGATCTTTAATGCCACTTCTTTAACAGGACTTGACGACATTCGTTTGTGTTTGCATTCCGGAATTCCTCTCTCTATATGAGACTGAAAGGCTTGTTCAGGAACTCATTAAATTTGAGATTGATACACACAACATTATAATTAACCAAGTGCTTTTCGATGAAGAAGGTACAAGTCTCGTATGTTTCCTGTACATAATATTAATTCTTTATAGTTTCTTTTCAATTGTGTTTGGTCTTGTCTGTATCACCTTTTCCTCCTAAGCTTGTTTTCTGTGAGAGAAAACTAACTCTTGGAACCTGCATCTGTTTTTAGTTGTTGAATCCAAGCTGCTGAAGGCCAGGATGCGGATGCAACAAAAGTACTTGGACCAATTCTACATGTTATATGACGACTTCAATATTACCAAGCTGCCTTTGCTGCCACAAGAGGTTTGAAGATGCTTTTGCATATATTCTGGATATTCCTCCACCCAAACCCCCGACATAAAATGACTTCTTTATTCACGGGAAGaacttgatcataaattttctAAACTATTCAAGTTTTGCCAGTCTGATAAGTGATGTGCTACTCTCTGATAGGTTTGTGGTGTTGAAGCGCTGAAAGTGTTTTCACATAACTTTCTGACACCGTATCAACCTTCACTTCTTCGAGGTTCAGTGGAAGAGCTGGAAATGAGAATAGCCACactgaaagaacagttgaaagatgCCGAAGAAGAACTGGAAAAACTTAGAGCAGGCCAACAAGAAAGTATAATGTAGAAAGACTTGGCGGACGGAGGTCATTATGTTGCCTTCActctttctttatcttttttttttaggaaACATTGTCatctgaaaaattatatttttcttgagagaatttttttttaaggaactttttccattttttttggtTCTTTTGTACCTTCAAGAAgacaataaataatattcatgaaGTAAACTTGACCACCATTATAGTGTATTTTCAAGTGGACTTTGATGAATGCCAGCGATTATtagtgagaaaaaaaaatgttattttctgTGAAATTAACGTGGTGCATTCACCAGGTTTAAGTTTCATTGGAAGTAAGGACTAAGGAAAGACTCTTAACACCCCATTTGTTTGCCCTTAACGTAAAgtcttaattttaattattcagACTTCCAAGGAGATTATTGTGGAGGGTGGATTCAAACAGAGGAAAAATCATTGCAAGTGGGCGAGGGTGAAGGTTAAAGGCGATGGAAGTGTTGTGCTCAAATCTGTGAAGGTGAGGTGTGATGGTGTGGTGTTGGAGATCCAGGTATGGTGTGAGGCTCCGGTGAGAACTAGGATCGTAGCTCCAAATGGAAAGAATATAAAGGACTGCTGGACAATGGGTGTTTCTGAAGTTACACAAGATGGCTGGACAATGGGTGTTTCTGAAAGTACACAAGGTGGCAGCAAAACGTGGGTTGTTCAGAGGTTAGGGTTTTTCACGTTAGTTGGCATGTTAGGCTGGTTTAATTTTACACAAGTCTCAAAAGAAGGTCCGTGGGACCAAAAATCTGTTGGCCTAATCCATCTCTGTGTCTAATGATATGAAGGCCTGTGATGTTGTATTCAGAAACAGACCCATTAACGGCTAATGCCCTGCGTCAAAGGGAGAAATCCAACTAGGAAAATATGGTGATTGTCCCAACTACAACTAATCAGGAGATTGAAAGTGATGAGGCAAATACTGATCCACAATCACCCTTAGAGCAGGAAAAGTTGTTAACTATGGTCAACAATACTGAAGATAACATCAGAGAGACTCAGATGCAAAGAGACAGTGACATGCAAATACAAGTGAATTGGTTCCTGTCAAACAGGTTACTCTTGACAGGGTTGCTTCTGACCACTTTCCTGTGATGTTACATTGTGGGAATTGGTTTCCTGTCAAgtcatattttaagtttgagAATTGATGGTTACAAACAAATGGTTTCAAGGACATAGTTAAGGAATGGTAGAACTCATTTTCATGTGAAGGGAGGCCTGGCTATATTCTGGCTTTCAAGTTGAGGCTCTCAAAGCAAAATTGGAGGAGTGGAGTAAAACTATTCAAGAAAACTTGACTATGCAGAAAGCCCATGTTCTCAGTCATCTAgttgaacttgaagaaattccTGACCAAAGGAATTTGATCGAGGAAGAGCTGGTTAGAAAAGCTTCCCTTTCTATGGAGTTTGAAGACATAGCAAAACATGAACAAGTGACTTGGAGACAGAGATCTAAGGCTCTGTGGCTCAAACAAGGGGACAAAAATACTAAATACTTTCACAAGAGTGCCAAACCCTCATAGAAGATTTAACAACATTGATAAGTTGTTAATTAGGGGGGAATATGTGACTAATCCAGAAGATATTAAACAAGAAATTGCTTCATTTTACAAGAAGTTGTACTCTGAAACTGAGGAAGGGAGGCCCCAGGGTAATTTGAGGGACTGTCCCAGGACCAATGAAGTGGACAATGTTATGCTACAAGGGCCCTTTTGAAGCTCAGGAGATTTGGTATAGTGTGAAAGCTTGCTCGGGGGATAAAGCCCCAGAACCTGATGGGTTTTCTGTGGCTTTTATCATCCAGTGTTGGGAAGTGGTCGGATATGATGTGATAACATGTAACACCCCAGAAAATTTCTAAGCTAAGACCGGAGCCATTCTTCATATTGGTATAGGCCCGAACCCGataattttaattgtatatatgtgttaggatcaattctcaagtatttgaagtgtatttgaTGCaaattagggtcataagaaaccTCTAGACTTAGTAGAGTTCAAAGATCCTCTACCGATTAAGTTTTTGCATAAGAAAATGCAAGAGTcaacttcaaaatatcatatctctTAGCAAATAATGAACTAGGTGGCCTATGACCTATGAAATTAGAGATttatgagttttctttccaatgccaccaaatttgcctcattttgagttcggagtaaaatgtTATATTCGTTTTACCAGATATTGCCAGATCAAAGTTCTCATGATCAGTAGCTACGGACCTGACCTTACGGGTAATAAGTCAAGTTACGTCCTCGTAGTGTTTACTTGTGCAAAAAGTCCTGTAAGTCAGCTTTATGGGTTCAATTCCTACGGACCCAACTACGGATCGTAGAAGCACCTACGGGTTTGGGCCCGTAGAATGAAGTCTAGAACCTCGAATTTTAGCCAAGTTTCTATAGTTGACTTCTATGGCCTATAGAAGCTTCTACGAACTGTAGATGGCCCCATAGACTACTTTGACAGTGTTTAAAGAAgggttaatttattcttttcccACCCCTCCTAAGCCTAAACCCAGACAGTTTTTCTCCTAATTAAAGCCCTAACCATAATTATTCGACCTCTTTACACTCAAACACATTCTCAAGTCTAAGAGCAAGATTCAAGAGGAGAAAACTGGGTTTTCAACCATCTTCttcaaagttcttcaagaaACTAGTtcttcaaggtatgtaaggctatcacaacgttggactaagttcgtcctcatGCCCTACACCTTCATTCAGTCGAGTTAAGTTTGAGTTTGAGCCCGataaattgaattcttgagttatctttataatttctattgagttacaacaacaacaacaacaacaacaacaacaacccagtgaaatcccacaatatggggTCTaaggagggtagaatgtacgcagatcttactcctaccaaggtaggacggct
Proteins encoded in this window:
- the LOC129876230 gene encoding ATPase GET3A-like isoform X2; amino-acid sequence: MCFPFKTSVISFQPYNPADTSRLVQTMDYSVIVFDTAPTGHTLRLLQFPSTLEKGLAKVMSLRNKFGGVISQMSRIFGVDTEFGEDAVLGKLEGMKDIIEQVNRQFKDPDLTTFVCVCIPEFLSLYETERLVQELIKFEIDTHNIIINQVLFDEEVVESKLLKARMRMQQKYLDQFYMLYDDFNITKLPLLPQEVCGVEALKVFSHNFLTPYQPSLLRGSVEELEMRIATLKEQLKDAEEELEKLRAGQQESIM